From Opisthocomus hoazin isolate bOpiHoa1 chromosome 10, bOpiHoa1.hap1, whole genome shotgun sequence, a single genomic window includes:
- the FOXB1 gene encoding forkhead box protein B1: MPRPGRNTYSDQKPPYSYISLTAMAIQSSPEKMLPLSEIYKFIMDRFPYYRENTQRWQNSLRHNLSFNDCFIKIPRRPDQPGKGSFWALHPSCGDMFENGSFLRRRKRFKVLRAEPLPPGKAADAAQYLQQQQAKLRLGALAAAGTPLPQVPAYGLGVPQPSGFKHPFAIENIIAREYKVPGGLAFSAVPPVPAAYPLPGQLAAVGSPVAAGWPHVYGSGVIDPAAPLSAPGAEYGAYGVPLKPLCHGAQTLPAIPVPIKPAPAAVPALPALPAPIPAILSHSPPSLSPTASQTATSQSSPATPSETLTSPPPALHSVAVH, translated from the coding sequence ATGCCTCGCCCGGGCAGAAACACTTACAGCGACCAGAAGCCTCCCTACTCCTACATCTCGCTGACCGCCATGGCGATCCAGAGCTCCCCGGAGAAGATGCTGCCCCTGAGCGAGATCTACAAGTTCATCATGGACCGCTTCCCCTACTACCGGGAGAACACGCAGCGCTGGCAGAACTCTCTGCGCCACAACCTCTCCTTCAACGACTGCTTCATCAAGATCCCGCGCCGCCCCGACCAGCCGGGCAAGGGCAGCTTCTGGGCGCTGCACCCCAGCTGCGGGGACATGTTCGAGAACGGCAGCTTCCTGCGCCGCCGCAAGCGCTTCAAGGTGCTGCGCGCCGAGCCGCTGCCGCCCGGCAAGGCGGCGGACGCGGCCCagtacctgcagcagcagcaggccaaGCTGCGCCTGGGCGCGCTGGCGGCCGCCGGCACCccgctgccgcaggtgcccgccTACGGCCTCGGCGTGCCCCAGCCCTCCGGCTTCAAGCACCCCTTCGCCATCGAGAACATCATCGCCAGGGAGTACAAGGTGCCCGGCGGGCTCGCCTTCTCGGCCGTGCCACCCGTGCCGGCCGCCTACCCGCTCCCCGGCCAGCTGGCGGCCGTGGGCAGCCCCGTCGCGGCCGGCTGGCCCCACGTCTACGGCTCCGGCGTGATCGACCCCGCCGCGCCCCTCTCCGCGCCCGGCGCCGAGTACGGCGCCTACGGCGTGCCCCTCAAGCCGCTCTGCCACGGCGCGCAGACCCTGCCcgccatccccgtccccatcaagcccgccccggccgccgtgccggccctgcccgccctgcccgcgcccATCCCCGCCATCCTCTCTCACTCGCCGCCCTCCCTCAGCCCCACGGCCTCGCAGACGGCCACCAGCCAAAGCAGCCCGGCCACCCCCAGCGAGACTCTcaccagcccgccgccggccctgcaCTCCGTGGCCGTGCACTGA